A genomic region of Populus nigra chromosome 11, ddPopNigr1.1, whole genome shotgun sequence contains the following coding sequences:
- the LOC133668101 gene encoding uncharacterized protein LOC133668101: MTLLSEQTIKSQSDYQTRLNASIECACFLLHQELSFRGHDECECSSNQGNYLELLHFLSRNNKAIKKVTFNEAPRHNKLTSPNIQKDITQAAAEEITNVIIKDLGDSLFSILINESRDISIKEQIVVVLRYVDNNGHIIERFLGIQHVRDTTASSLKAAIEALFSKHGLSISRMHGQGYDGASNMRDEFNGLKALILNSNPSVYYVHCFAHRLQLTFVAVTKKHNEVGDVFNFISSIINIVGASCKRMEERFKMMRENDWESLLEKVSSFYIKHDIDILNMDDEYKLRGRSRRKSQGITNLHHFRYELFNNIIDMQLTELNDRFTEMMDLMVLGDQLDTYIIDLRGDDEFSGIEGIASLIEKMVKTKKNLIFPLVYMLIKLSLLLPVATATVERVFSAMHIIKSRLRNRMGDKWMNDSLVVYIEKDIFDKIDNEAIMKRFRNIKTRREQL; encoded by the exons ATGACTTTGTTATCTGAGCAGACAATAAAGAGTCAAAGTGATTATCAAACTCGATTGAATGCTTCAATAGAGTGTGCTTGTTTTTTGTTGCACCAAGAACTTTCATTTCGTGGCCATGATGAATGTGAATGTTCAAGCAACCAAGGAAATTATTTAGAGCTCTTGCATTTTCTTTCTAGAAATAATAAAGCTATTAAAAAAGTTACTTTCAATGAAGCTCCTAGACATAACAAATTGACTTCTCCAAATATTCAAAAAGACATTACTCAAGCTGCTGCAGAGGAGATTACAAATGTGATTATCAAAGATCTAGGTGActcattattttcaattttaattaatgagtCACGTGACATATCAATCAAGGAACAAATAGTTGTTGTTCTACGATATGTAGACAACAATGGACATATAATTGAACGTTTTCTTGGCATTCAACATGTGCGAGATACAACTGCTAGTTCACTCAAGGCAGCTATTGAAGCTTTGTTTTCTAAACATGGACTAAGCATATCAAGAATGCATGGTCAGGGATATGATGGAGCTAGTAACATGCGAGATGAATTCAATGGCTTGAAAGCACTTATTCTAAATAGCAATCCAAGTGTATATTATGTACATTGTTTTGCTCACAGACTTCAATTGACTTTTGTGGCTGTTACAAAGAAGCATAATGAAGTTGGAGAtgtcttcaattttatttctagcattATAAACATAGTTGGAGCATCATGCAAAAGGATGGAG GAACGATTCAAAATGATGAGAGAGAATGATTGGGAATCTTTACTAGAAAAGGTGTCATCTTTTTACATCAAACATGATATTGATATTCTAAACATGGATGATGAGTACAAGCTTCGTGGGCGTTCAAGGCGAAAATCTCAAGGGATTACAAACCTACACCATTTTCGTTATGAATTGTTTaacaatatcattgacatgcaaCTTACTGAGTTGAATGATCGTTTTACTGAGATGA TGGACCTTATGGTACTTGGTGACCAACTTGATACGTATATTATTGATCTACGTGGTGATGATGAGTTCTCTGGAATTGAAGGTATTGCTAGTCTTATAGAGAAAATggtaaaaacaaagaagaatttGATATTTCCATTAGTATATATGCTTATCAAATTGTCATTACTTCTACCAGTTGCAACTGCTACAGTGGAGAGAGTTTTTTCTGCTATGCATATTATCAAGAGTAGATTGCGGAATAGGATGGGAGATAAGTGGATGAATGATAGTTTGGTTGTATACATTGAAAAAGATATCTTCGATAAGATTGATAATGAAGCTATTATGAAGCGGTTTCGAAATATAAAAACTCGAAGAGAACaattataa